AGGGACTGGCTGACGAAGTTGGTGCAGTCGCCGCCGGCACCCTGCCCGTTGAAGTTCGGGTAGGCCGGGTTGTAGTTGTTCCAGTACTTGGCCGCGTACGCCGCCATGGCCTTGTAGTCGTAGCCGGAGGCCGAGAGGTTCTTCGGCTTGGCCGGCGCGGGCCACGTGGTGACGGAGCGGGTCGCCGAGGGCGGGGCGTCGTCGGCGGCCGTCTTCGGCGCGGCGACGAACGTGGTGGCGGCGACCTGGTTGACCGCGACGCCGTCGTCGGTGTCACGGATGCCGGTCAGCTGCCAGTCGCCGTTGCGATCGGCCTTGAACGTCAACTCGTGGTGCGCCTGGAAGCCGGTGGTCTTCGGCTCGTTGCCCTTGACCTTCTCGTAGGTCAGCGTCGTCGTCTCGGTGACGTTGACCGTGGCGTGACGGCCCTTCAGTCGCGTACGGTCCAGCGAGACGCTCGTGTTGGCCGAGCTGTACTTCTCGCCGAGCGACTCCAAACGGGACTTGCGGCCCCGCAGTTGCGACAGTGCGGACTTCTCCTCGCGCGACAGCGTGGAGGACACCCGCACGTCGCCGGAGAACCGCGACGACAGTGACGTGTTCCGACTGGTCTTGCCGCCGTCCACCAGGGCGTCCGTACGGTCGGTGAAGACCGCGTCCGCCAGCCGCTGGAACGTGGCTTTGGTCGACGGATCCACGGCGGGGTCGGCGACACTCGACGCGCCCGCGGTCCAGTTGGGCAGCAGCGCGGCGCCGGCGACGACCGAGGCGGCCGCTGCCGTGACTATGGTCGCCCGTCGCCGCTTACGGCTCAGTTTCCTTGATCTCAATGATGTTCCCCTCTACGCCGGTACTCGATACCGGGAGCCGCATCCTCGCACGGCATGTGTGGCTCCTGTGAAGGGGGTTGCCGAAGTGGCCCAACCGCAACACACGACTCGTCGACGGGACCGTCGTGCCCCAGCCCGCCCCGACGCCGCGCCGCGCGTTTTCTTCCCGATACCGCTCACCCACACCGGGGCGAAGTTTCCCAAATCACCGTCCCGCGAGGGCGGCACCCCGCCGCCCCTTCGACCTGGTGACCCTTGGCTCCGCGTTCCGTGCGCCGACCCGCGCAATGTGCCGTACGGCGAAGGGCTGTTACCGACGGCGGGGACGCGCGGGCGTGCGGCTCAGGAGGTGACGCGTGCGAGGACGTCGCGAATGTACCCGGCGATTTCCTCCAGGTGGCTCTCCAGGGCGAAGTGTCCGGACTCGAGGAGATGGATCTCGGCGTCGGGCAGGTCGCGTGGGAAGGCGCGGGCTCCGTCCGGGCCGAAGATTTCGGCGTTGGACCCCCAACGGCCGGCAGCGGCACCTGGCTGTCGCGGAAGTACTGCTGCAACCGGGGGTAGAGGGCGACGTTCGTCGGATAGTCCCGGAACAGTGCGGGCTGGATGGCGTCGTTGCCGGGGCGGTCGAGCGGCGCCAGGTCGATGGTCCAGCTGTCCGGGCTGACGAGGCTCGGATCCGCGACCCCGTTCAGGTGCCGCCATCGGGTCAATTCGAGGGTCAGGGCCCCGCGGAGGGGGGCTTCGTTCTCGGGCGTCGGGTTCTCGGCGTAGGCGAACAGCGGGTCCCAGAATGCCTTGACGAATCCGTCGGTGGAGCCGTTGCCGTTCTGCGTGATGATCGCGGTGATGCGCTGCGGAGCCCGTGTGGCGAGCCGCCAGGCGATGGGCGCTCCGTAGCCCTGCGCGTGGACGGCGAACCGGTCGACGCCGAGCTGTTCCAACAGAGCGGCGGTCACGTCGGTCGGAGTGTCGAAGGTGTAGTCGAACTCGTCGACCGTCGGCATGGCCCACTGTCCGAATCCGATCATGTCGGGCGCGATGACGCGGTAGGTGTCGGCGAGTGCCGGGATGAGGTTCCGGAAGATGTGCGAGCTCGTCGGGTCGCCCGCTGCTCCCCGCCGTGGCCCTGCAGGTCGCCCTGGCCGTCACCGTCGATATTGAGGCGGCGCACCAGCCGGGGGCCGTCGACGGGATGCTTCGACGCTCCCGTGTGTACCGTCCTGTCGCGCCGGCGCACGTTCTTCGGGCGTCCCACGGTGGCTGAGAGCAGAGTCGTGATCTCGTCCTCCCGGTGCGGCGCCGCCGTACGGCGAAGTCGGTCGCCTCGGCATGCTGCTCAGTGATCCGGCCGATCGGAACCCGGCTTCGTGGGTCATGCGCTCGTTTTCCTCCGGCGTGGGAGGCGAAGAAGCCTACGAAAAGGTACAAAAGTAGTGTGAGCAAGAATCCTGAAACCCCACAAGACATGGACAAATGGGCTGACCGGATCCGGACGGTCTCCTCGACTTCCGATCCTCAGGCCGCCCGCAAGCTGGCCGGTGACATCTACCGTGCCGCACAGGAAGATCTCGACGCCGAACGTGCCCGGGCGGAGTACGAACGCGAGGAATGAGCCTGTCCGTCCCGGCGGCACATCACGCCTCACGGTGAGGGGGCGACCTTCGCCGTGGGGCGGCGCTCGGGTCCCGTAGGAGGCGCTCTCGAGTGCGTCCCGGTCGTACCCGGTTGCGTCCCCGTCGTACCCGGCCGTCCGTGGCCGACTCCGCTTCAGTGGGAGAGGACCTCGTCGGTCCCCAGGCAGCGGTCGACCCCGTGAGCCACCATCTGCTGGCCCGGTTCGAGGTGCGGACACTCACCGTCGAGGTAGACCTCGACCCTGTCGGGCTCGAACGAGACCAGGTTGCCGACGCGCCCGACCTCGGACCTCATCGGGACCCCGGAGGCCTCGGCGGCCTGGTGGGCACTGCAGTCCGGAAGCCTGCCGCCCGGGCCTGTGCCCGACGCCGCGGCGGTGCGCCGGCTGCGCGCGGCGGTGCGCGACGTCCTGGACAGTCACCTGGAGGGCCGCCCCGCGTGGCCCACGTCGGTGGACGACATCAACGCCGCCGCGGCAGCGGCTCCCGTGAGTCCTCGTCCGGTCGTGACGGCCTCCGGGAGCAGGGGCGAGGAACGCCGGCACACCGAACACGGCGGGAACGCTGCGTTGGTCGCCATCGCCGCGGAGGCCGTCGGGCTCCTCGCCGACCACGAGCGGCTCGGGCTTCTGCGCCGCTGCGCCAACCCGGCCTGCTCGATGATCTTCCTTGCCGAGAACAAGCGGCGCAAGTGGTGTACCAGCAACATCTGCGGGCAACCGGGCACGGGTCGCCCGGCCACGGGCCTCCGGGGCGACGGTGGCACCGGCGGCCACGCCCGGCTTCCATCCCGGCGGACACGCACCGGCCGGATGCCGCCGCGTGCCCACGCCGTGAACTTCTCGCGCCGTAGCCCCGAACTCGCCGCACGGCGGGGGCGACGCCAGGCCACGGCCTTCCGGCCGCGACCGGCCCGCCGACGGCCTGCCCGGCGTCCGGTTAGGCGCTGGTCGGCGCCGCCTGCTGCACGACCTCGAAGGACCACAGCGTGGACCCGCTGGCCGCCGGCTTGGGGCGCTCCCCGCTCGCCGCGTCACCGCCCTGGTGGGCCGCCTTCATGGGGCCCTCCATCCAGGCCTGGAAGGACTCCTCGTCACGCCACCGCGTGTACACGAGGTAGCTGTCGGTGCCTTCGACGGGGCGGAGGAGTTCGAACCATTCGAATCCGTCGGAGTTCTCCACGGCATGGGCACGCGAGGCGAAGCGCTTCTCCAGCGTCTCCCGCTGCTCGGCCGGGACGGTCAGTACGTTGATCTTTACCACACTAGGCACATGACACCTCTCACCAAACGGGGCCACGGCTGGACCCCTAACCTGGACCACGTGCGTGCAGTCTCCTACATCCGACAGTCCAAGCGACGGGAAGACGATTCCGCGTCGTCCCCAGAAGCGCAGCGAACCAAGTGCGAGGCGCTGATCACGGCGAAGGGTTGGGACAGCGCCGGACACTTCGCTGACGTGGGGAAATCCGGATGGGACCCGAAGGTCGTCCGGCCCGAGTTCGAGGAGATCCCGAGTTCGAGGAGATGATGTCCGCTGTTCGCGCCGGGCACGTAGACGCAGTGGTCGTGTTCTCACTGTCGCGTCTCGCGCGTCAGGGCGCTTTTGAAGCCATGCTGATCAATCAAGAGTTGGCCAAACACGGCGTGCTGCTTGTCAGCGTCGAGGAACCGTACCTGGATACGTCCACTCCCATGGGTGTAGCGATCTTCGGTCTGATCGCTGCGCTGGCTCAGCAAGAGTCCGACATGAAGTCGGCGTACATCACGGCGACAAAAGAGACCCTGCGCGCTGCGGGGTCCCACGTGTCCGGTATGGCTCCGTACGGCTTCCAGTCGACGCGTGAGCCGCGCGGGGAACTGGTGGTGGTCAAGCTGGTCCCTGATCCCGCTGAGGCCCCCCACGTGCGCGACATGGTGTCTTGGGCACTCGGCGGCATGGCGGCATCGGCCATCGCCCGGAAGCTGAACGTCGAAGGCGTGCCGACCAAAGCAGCGGACATGACAGCGCGCGTCACCGCCCGGCGGGACAGAGGCGTGAGCAAGCCGCTGGACCGCACGGTGTGGGTGTCTTCCACTGTGCTGCGCATCCTGCGTGACCCCCGTCTGGCTGGTTACGCGGCTGAGCGCCAGGGAACCAAGCGCGCCGTCCTGCGCGACAACTCGGGAGCCCCACTGGTGTCACATGAAGGGATCGTTCCCGCCGATGACTGGTGGCGCCTTCAAGACGTGCTCGACGGCCGTACACCCCACGTAGTTCGCCAGGGTGGTCGGTCGGTGCCATCGCTGCTAGGCGGCGCCGGAATGCTCTTCTGTGGCGTCTGCGGTAGCTCCATGGTCACGGACAAACGCAACGACAAGCAGCTCTACCGGTGCAACCGTGCCCAGTCCGGCGCAGTGCAGGGGCATGGCGGGCTGGCCATCAACATGGATGCTGCCGATGACGTGGTGGCCCGTACGGTGTGGTCCCGCCTGACTGCGCTGGACCCGCGGGACCCTGAAGATCTGGAATGGCTTGCCGAAGCGGCGCGCCGATTCGCAGCTCAGGCGGACACGGGCGAACGGCAGGCAGAACTAGCTGCCGCACGCGCCGAGTTGGAGCACGTACGGGAAGCACTCCGCACGCTGTACGTCGACCGGCAGGCAGGGCTGTACGCGGGTGCCGTGGGTGATCAGATGTTCCGTGAGTCCGTGGAACGACTGACAGCACATGAGGCGCGTACGGCCGGGCGCGTGGAAGCGCTGGGAACCTCTGAGGCTGACACGGTAGCCATCCCGTCAGAGTGGACTGCGCCGGAGGGGGACCCCCTTGGCCCGGAGTCGACATGGGCGGGTTGGGACCTTTCCGCACGGCGGGAGTTCCTTGCGCTGTTCGTAATCGCTCGACACCGTGGCGTCCGAGATGCTGTCGGCGCCCGATGGCCGCGCAACTCACCTCCTCTCGCTGGCTTCACAGTTCGACGCCTTCCGGGCTCCGCTGCGCGATCCTGCCGAGTGGGTCAAGCGTCTCGGCTCGGCGCCACACAGCGTCCACGTGCGCACGTCTGCCGTTTGGGAGGCGTTCCGTGCCGCTGAGCCAGTGCTTGCTCGCTCGCTGGGCACCACTGGGGGTAAGCGGGCGCTGTTCGCCGCGATGGACAGTCGTTTTGGGGCGCGCCGGAAGCTGGCCGGGTACGAGGGTTGGCGGGGGGTGGCGCTGGACGACTGACGGTCGCTGGCAGGAAGGGGGGTCTGGAACTTTTCCGGCTCACTCCTGGGCACCCCCGCCCTACCCGCCGTGCGCGCGCCCGGGAAATAGCCGAAACTGGTGGGAAAACCGCAGCTCAGTGGGCATGTCGGCGCATAATCCCGCGCTTCGTTAGGCAGTCGTCTCTAGAGTGTGCATCAGGGAAGTCCACTGATCGTCCGGAGGTGTCATGCCCCTGCAGATGAAGTTGAGCGCGATAACCCTCGACTGCCCTGATCCACTGGCTTTGGCGGCGTTTTATCAGAAGGCCACCGGTCTGGAACTCCATCCCAAGTCGAACGCTGACTTCGCCGGTCTCGACTGTGAGGACGAGGTCTTCATCGGCTTTCAACGGGTCGATGCCTACAGGGCTCCGCGCTGGCCTGAACAGACCGTTCCTCAGCAGCTTCACATGTGCTTCAAGGTCGAGCAGGACTTGGATCAGGTCGAAGCCCAGTTGCTGGAGCTGGGTGCGGGCAAACCGGATCACCAGCCTCATGGGGCCGGGGCGCGCGTTCTCACCGATCCGGTTGGGCACCCCTTTTGCATCGTCCGAGGCTGACTGGGGGGTTCAGACCCCCGCTGTGACGTACTGCAGTTCGACGTCCTCCGCTGACGCCTCAAGCACATCCATCCGGACTCCCGGTACGGCGCCGACCAGCCACCTTGACTGTAGAGGTAGAGGCGCAGTGACCGCGCCGTACCTACACAAGACCGGAACTCTCCAGAACTTGCCGACGCATCGCAGAGACAGGACAAGGCGGGAGGCGTGAGGCGGGACGGCATCCACATGGCCGATTGGGCTGTTTCCATGGGGTGTCGCTGTGCGTGACCGCGCGCAGGGAGTCCCTCAAACGATGGTTATTGAGACGGTCACCGCGAGGCGGTCCGAGGGGTGCCTTCGGTGTTCAAAACCCGTCTCAGAACATGTCCGAAAGGCTTGATGTTTTGAGACGAGTTCTGAGATGATCTCGGTATGACGACGACGAAGAGCACCGAAACCTTGATCGGCTACCAGCGAGTCAGCACCAACGCGCAGGATGCGCAGCTTCAGGCGGACGCTCTCGCTGAGGCAGGGTGCTCCCGCATCTTCGAGGACAAGGCGGGCAAGAACGCCGACTGTGCCGGGCTGCTCGCCGCTCTCGACTACATGCGGGAGGGCGACACCCTCACCGTATGGAAGCTGGACCGTTTGGGCCGTTCGACCAAGGACGTGCTCACGATTGCTGAGGATCTGCACGCCCGGGGGATCGCGCTGCGGATTCTGACGGGCACGCTGGCTGGCAGCTACTCGCCGAAGGGTGAGGGCAAGTTCTTCTTCACGATGATGGTTGCCTTTGCTGAGCTTGAGCGAGACATGATCGTTGAGCGCACCCGGGCGGGTCTGGACGCTGCCAAGGCTCAGGGCCGGACGGGTGGACGGCCGTCCGTCATGGATGCTGACAAGCTTGCTGCGGCCAAGGCACGTAAGGCCAAGGGGGAGAGTGTCACGGTCATTGCCAAGGCGCTCAAGGTGTCCCGCGCGACGTTGTACCGGGCGCTTGCCGACACGGAGTGACCCGACCCGACTTGAGAGACCGTCTGCCCACCGTGGCGGACGGTCTTTCTCATGTCTGGACGCAGGGGCCCCATACCAAGGACAGTGGCATGATCCGCTTGTGTGTGGCATGGAACCGCGCCGAAGATCTTCCGGGGAGGGGCATTCGTCATGGATGCTTATGGGTGGGCCGCTCTCGGAGCCGCCTTGGCGATCACGCTGGTGCCGGGCGGAGCGGCAGTCCTCAGCAGTTGGCTGTTCCCTCGACTCAGGGGCCGTATCGAGTCACCCCGGATCTGGGGGCTCGGCGTCATCCTGGTGGGGCTTGGGTTGTCGATCGAGCTTCTCGCCGCGCATCGGCACTATGACATGTTCCGCAACATCGCAGGATTGATAGGCCTCTGCATCCTGATATGCGGCTTCTGCCTTGCAAAGTGGGCACGGATGCCTGGCCGAGTCAGCCGGTCGCAAGCAGGCCGAGACAGTGCCCCAAAAGAAGGGTCACCCGACTACCGCTGACGGCAATCGGACGGCAACGACGACGGACGCCACAGTATGCAGCGGGGGGTGGGTCAATCTCTGAGCGAAGACGCCCCAGCGACCCGGCCCCCATGGTTACGCGCATTTCCGCGAAAGACACCCGGGGGGTCTGGATCAAAGCGGGTCGCATGGAGAGCATCGCGGCAGGTCAAGGATATGTGCTTACCTTGACAGCTTCCTTGCGTGTGTCAACGTCCCGGCCGCTGGTGCCGGATGCGCTGGGCGACTTCGCTGTTCTCGGTCTCCCACCAGGGACGTACGAGTTCCGATGTCTGTGCCGCTCCCGGCGTGGGCCTCGCCGGAACCAGCTCCGCCTCCAGGCGGCGGTCCAGTACGACGGTCTCGGCGCGTTCGGTACGGGCCCACTGCACCAGGATCGCGAGGAGGAAGGGCAGCGCCACCAACTCGGCGATGCTGATCATCGCGCCACCGCCCAGCTGCTGGTCATGGAGTACGTCCGGCGCCCAGGACGGCGCGTGACGCAGATACCAGGCCCCGGCGATGAGCGTGCCGTGGGTCATCACGACGATGCCCGGCACGGCGTCGATGATCCCGTCGAGAAACACCAGCGCCGCCCGGACCGGATGGGTACACCACCTCGGCAGCGCCGCCTCGCGGGTGAGCATCGGCAGGACGAACAGGCTGCCGGCGAGCAGCAGGTGCAGATACATCACCTCGTGCAACCAGTCGTCGCGCAGGGCGGTCGCGAAGTACGGCGTGAAGTACACCGTCAGCTCGGTCGCGAGCACCAGAGCCGTGCTGACCAGAGGGAAGGTGAGCAGGCGTACCAGCCGCCCGGTCAGCGCCCGCTGCACACGCCCGGCGGCACGCTCGGGCAGGGAACGGAGAGCCAGCCGCAGTGGATCGCCCAGGGCCAGCCCCAGCGGCGCGATCAGGTCGAGGAGGACGTTCTGGACGGCGGCCGGCCAGAACAGCACGTGGTCGTACACGGCCAGCGCGGACATCGTGGCCACGACGAGGGTGCCCAGGCCGAGCACCGCGAAGGCGCCGACGCGCGGCAGGGGCCAGCGCTCGCCCCGGCGCCTGAGACGCAGCACGCCCCAGCCGTACAGCGCGCCCAGGATGACGACCACCAGCAGCGCGGGCACGTCCAGTTGCCACGAGGTGAGGAGTCGTCCCACGGTGAGCTGTGGTGGATTCTCCATCGCGTTCTACCTCCACGGCATGCCAGATCTGCCGTGGCACTCTATCGCCGCGCGCGACCGGCCCCGGTCGCGCACGCACCGGACTCGCCCACGGTCACACCGAGCTCATACCCAGCTCATACAAAGCACGACGGACGTGTTCCGACGCACGTCCACGTGCCTCGACGTCCGACCACTGCGCGGTCGTGTGTGTTCCGGACGGTCCGGACCGTCCGGAACACACGTCGCCGGCGGCAGCGGCGGGCGGG
This portion of the Streptomyces mirabilis genome encodes:
- a CDS encoding amidase domain-containing protein, which translates into the protein MRSRKLSRKRRRATIVTAAAASVVAGAALLPNWTAGASSVADPAVDPSTKATFQRLADAVFTDRTDALVDGGKTSRNTSLSSRFSGDVRVSSTLSREEKSALSQLRGRKSRLESLGEKYSSANTSVSLDRTRLKGRHATVNVTETTTLTYEKVKGNEPKTTGFQAHHELTFKADRNGDWQLTGIRDTDDGVAVNQVAATTFVAAPKTAADDAPPSATRSVTTWPAPAKPKNLSASGYDYKAMAAYAAKYWNNYNPAYPNFNGQGAGGDCTNFVSQSLKAGGWKHVPGYTDDFHKWFGNSDIQSDSFVGVNEFSWFALSSKRVTSLANVYQLDVGDVLQMDFNKDGSKDHSMIVTYRSPQGVPYVTYHSTNTYNRSVASIIASYPNAAYYAYRT
- a CDS encoding antibiotic biosynthesis monooxygenase, giving the protein MPSVVKINVLTVPAEQRETLEKRFASRAHAVENSDGFEWFELLRPVEGTDSYLVYTRWRDEESFQAWMEGPMKAAHQGGDAASGERPKPAASGSTLWSFEVVQQAAPTSA
- a CDS encoding recombinase family protein, coding for MTPLTKRGHGWTPNLDHVRAVSYIRQSKRREDDSASSPEAQRTKCEALITAKGWDSAGHFADVGKSGWDPKVVRPEFEEIPSSRR
- a CDS encoding recombinase family protein; amino-acid sequence: MGPEGRPARVRGDPEFEEMMSAVRAGHVDAVVVFSLSRLARQGAFEAMLINQELAKHGVLLVSVEEPYLDTSTPMGVAIFGLIAALAQQESDMKSAYITATKETLRAAGSHVSGMAPYGFQSTREPRGELVVVKLVPDPAEAPHVRDMVSWALGGMAASAIARKLNVEGVPTKAADMTARVTARRDRGVSKPLDRTVWVSSTVLRILRDPRLAGYAAERQGTKRAVLRDNSGAPLVSHEGIVPADDWWRLQDVLDGRTPHVVRQGGRSVPSLLGGAGMLFCGVCGSSMVTDKRNDKQLYRCNRAQSGAVQGHGGLAINMDAADDVVARTVWSRLTALDPRDPEDLEWLAEAARRFAAQADTGERQAELAAARAELEHVREALRTLYVDRQAGLYAGAVGDQMFRESVERLTAHEARTAGRVEALGTSEADTVAIPSEWTAPEGDPLGPESTWAGWDLSARREFLALFVIARHRGVRDAVGARWPRNSPPLAGFTVRRLPGSAARSCRVGQASRLGATQRPRAHVCRLGGVPCR
- a CDS encoding VOC family protein, with protein sequence MPLQMKLSAITLDCPDPLALAAFYQKATGLELHPKSNADFAGLDCEDEVFIGFQRVDAYRAPRWPEQTVPQQLHMCFKVEQDLDQVEAQLLELGAGKPDHQPHGAGARVLTDPVGHPFCIVRG
- a CDS encoding recombinase family protein, whose translation is MTTTKSTETLIGYQRVSTNAQDAQLQADALAEAGCSRIFEDKAGKNADCAGLLAALDYMREGDTLTVWKLDRLGRSTKDVLTIAEDLHARGIALRILTGTLAGSYSPKGEGKFFFTMMVAFAELERDMIVERTRAGLDAAKAQGRTGGRPSVMDADKLAAAKARKAKGESVTVIAKALKVSRATLYRALADTE
- a CDS encoding cytochrome c oxidase assembly protein, with product MENPPQLTVGRLLTSWQLDVPALLVVVILGALYGWGVLRLRRRGERWPLPRVGAFAVLGLGTLVVATMSALAVYDHVLFWPAAVQNVLLDLIAPLGLALGDPLRLALRSLPERAAGRVQRALTGRLVRLLTFPLVSTALVLATELTVYFTPYFATALRDDWLHEVMYLHLLLAGSLFVLPMLTREAALPRWCTHPVRAALVFLDGIIDAVPGIVVMTHGTLIAGAWYLRHAPSWAPDVLHDQQLGGGAMISIAELVALPFLLAILVQWARTERAETVVLDRRLEAELVPARPTPGAAQTSELVRPWWETENSEVAQRIRHQRPGR